The DNA segment CGAAGGAGTGGACGATATCGACCGGGTCGCCGTTCTTTCCCGCCTTTTCCATGGCGTCGAGGCGCTCTTCGACGATCTCGTGGATGCGCGGGGTGAGCCGGCCGAGGCGACGCATGGTGAATTCGGGCGTCAGAAGACGGCGGAGGCGGGTGTGCACCGGCGGGTCGGCGAATCCGAGTCCGCCGGGATTCTGTTCGGCACCGGCGCCGGCCTTGCCGACGAGGTTGGTGAAGTCCGAACTGAAGGAATTCGCCTTTCCCAGTACCGCCTTGACCTCGTCGTAGCCGGTGACCAGCCAGACGTTGGCGGCTATCGGTACGGGAAGCTTGCTGATGGGCTCCCGCTCCCGGACGGCGGCCAGCTCGTCCACAGGGTCGAGCCCTTCGCGCCGCAAGGGCATCAGGACGGACTCGGGCAAGAAAGACATTCGAGACAGGTCGAAGCCCTTCTTCTGTGTTCTCGCCAGATACAAACGGCCGGCCCAGGCGATGATCCGGGAACGGAGAGTCGTCATGACGCTAATACTGCCTTTCGTCGAGGGGGACGGTCACGCGCGCTCCGCGGCCCACGGTGGCCCGGACGGCGCGGCACCTCCACTCGGCGTGCACGGGTGTGACGTACGCCATAGCCCCTCGCTTGCGGTGGTCATGGCGCAGGTCCATGCCGGCGACCGATGTCTTCGGTCGTCCGCATCGGCGTGACGAGCTCGGCCTCGGCCCTCTTCTTCTATTCGGTCTGGACGAGTTTACAAAGTGCCATTGGGCGCGTTCACGGAACAACCCGGAACGCCCCTGAGCGACCCCTGAGGCGCCCCTGATTCTCCCCTTGAGTGCGCCCGTGCTGTGCACCGACCAGGAAGACCGAAGTTTCCCGTCGGGCGTTCCCCGTGTTGCGGAAGTGTGCGGAAGTGGCCGAGTTGCGCGGCGGCTTGGGCGAACGGGCGCCAATGAGGCTTTGACGGGGGTGCGTTGAGGGGCATCGGGGGCCGTCGAGGGACATCGGCGAGCCTCGGCGGGCGTCGGTAGGCGCCACCGGCATGCCGATGTGGCGCCGAGAGGGCGGCGACGGGGGGCCGGGCAGAGGTGGAGGGAAGGGCGGCGGCCGGGCATCGGCACGCCCCGGCTTCGTCACCTGTCGTGACGAGTTGCGGACTCTCCGGGGTCTCTCTAGCGTGAGAGGGGAGCGAAGCAGGCGGCAGGCCCGGCGCGGTGCGAGAGAGCGGCGCGGCAGAGGGAAGCCGCACAGAGGGCGGCCACACTCGCTGCCGGAAGGGCGCGGCGGACAGCGCCCGTACCGACGGGGCGCCGGCACCGCACCCCTACCGTCAAGGGCGCAGGCCCGGACCGTCCGTCCGGTGACGCCCGGCGGCTTCGCTCACCTCACCCCGCAGGGAATCCCCTGGGACTCTCCCCTTCGCAGGAGGAAGCGCATGTTTCCGCAGTCGAAGTCCGGCAAGTTCGGCTTGCTCGCTCTGTGTGCTCTTTCCGGTGTGCTGGCCGGGGTGTTCGCGGCCGGCCCCGCCATGGCGACCGACGGCAGCGAGGGCGACAACCTGGCCGCGTACGAGGCCCGTGTGGTCGCCGAGGACGGGCTGGTGCTGCGCATCGGCCCGAGCACGCACTACCGCGTGGTCGGTTCGAAGGAGTACGGGTCCGTGGTGGGGATCGTCTGCCGGGTCAAGGCGGAGCGCATCGAGGGGAACCCCGTCTGGTACAAGCTCTCCGACGCGTCGTACGTCTGGTCCTCTCGGCGGGACATCGTGCGCGACGGGGAAGAGCCCCGCTGGTGTTGAGGCCGGCGGGCGCCCCGTAGGGCGGATCAGGGCCGGGCCCCCGCCCGCGCGGGGGCCCGGCCCTGATCCGGAGCCCGTCCCGGGCCGGGCCTCGTCCCGGACCGGCCTCAGGTCGTGGCGAACCTGGCGACGTACGTGTCGAAGGGCTCGATGCCGGCCTCGGCCCGCAGGGCGTCCATGCGCCCGGGGTCCTCGCAGGGCCACGGGACGGGCGAGCCCTCCTCGACCCCGGCGATCTGGGTGCCGTAGATCTGCTCGCGGCCCTCGTTCACCAGGGTCCGGTCGCGCAGGAAGGCCAGCTCGCGCGGGCTTGCCGCGCCCGCCGCCACCGCCTGTTCCAGGAGCCGGAGCGCACGCCGCTGTACGTCGAGCTGCCGGTCGGCGTGCTGGGCGATCAGCCAGGCGCCGCGGGCGGCCTCGTCGCCGACCAGCTCCGCCGTGGGCCAGCCGTGCGCGTCCATGATCTGGTCGAGCCGGTCGCCGTGGCGGGCGGTGAGGCGGCGCCAGGCCAGTTGTTCCGCGAAGTCCGCGCTGTTCGCGGTGGGTGCGGCCGCGTGGTCCTCCTCGGCCATGCGGATGAGTTCCGCGGCCAATGCCGCTGTGTCGTTGTCGTTCGTCACGCTTGCCCCCTGGGTCGTTCGTGGTCCGCCTGCGTCGGTTCCGGCCCACCACGCTAGGTGCTCTTCGCGGCGTGAAGATCCTTCCGGAGGAGGGTGACGGGGAGGGGTGAGCCGGGAGAGGATGGATCTACGCCGGGACACGTCGGGCAGCGCGCCGCCGCGCCACGTGCCACGTGCCGCCCGAGGCCGAGGGGCGGGCACGCCGCGAACGCGTGGTGTCCTCCCGGGGCGTACATGCCGGGCCGGGTCGTACGTGCCGGGCGGACGGGCCCCGAACGTCGTATCCGACATAACGGAAATACCGGCCGCTGCTTGCTACGTTGCCAGGCATGACGGCAATGGCAAGGGCGGCGGCCGCCGCGCGCCCGGCGGACTCTCCCCCACCCTCGCCGTCACTGCCCCGGCGGCGCGGTGTCGAACTGGCCCTCCTCGTAGGCGCCGTCGTCATCAGCGTCTGCGGCTATGTCGTCGTGGGGCTGGCCAGGTGGCATGCGCTGCCGGGCGGGGCGCTCCGCTACGGTGCCGGGCTCGGCGCCCTCGCACTGCTCGCGCACCTCGCCGTGCGCTTCCGCGCCCCGTACGCCGATCCGCTGCTGCTGCCCACCGCCGTGCTGCTCAACGGGATCGGGCTGGTGCTGATCTTCCGGCTCGACCAGGAGACGCCCGGCGACCATGCCGCGCCCACCCAGCTGCTGTGGTCGACCGTCGGGGTCGCGCTGTTCACCGCGGTGGTGGTGCTGCTGCCCGACCACCGCATGCTGCAGCGGTACGCCTATGTCTGTGCGGCGCTCGCGCTGCTGCTGATGGCGGCGCCGATTCTCTTCCCCGCCGTCAACGGCGCGAAGATCTGGATCCGGTTCGCCGGATTCTCCATTCAGCCGGGCGAGTTCGCCAAGGTGCTGATCACGGTGTTCTTCGCGGGGTACCTCGCGGCCAACCGCGGCGCGCTGGCGCACACCGGGCGCCGGATGGGGCGGCTGCGGCTGCCGACCGGCCGGGTGCTCGGGCCGATCGTCACGATCTGGCTGGTCAGCGTCGCCGTGCTGGTGCTGGAACGCGACCTGGGCACCTCGCTGCTGTTCTTCGGGATCTTCGTCGTCCTGTTGTACGTGGCCACCGGGCGCACCGGCTGGATCGCGATCGGGCTCGTCCTGGCGGGCATCGGGGCGGCCGCCGTCGGCACGCTGGAGCCGCATGTGCACAGCCGGGTCGAGGACTGGCAGCACCCGTTCGCCGGGATCGCGGCGGGCAAGGGGCCGGGGCAGCTCGCCCAGTCGCTGTTCGCGTTCGCCGCCGGCGGGATGTTCGGAACCGGTCTGGGCCAGGGCCACTCGTCTCTGATCGGCTTCGCCATGAAGTCCGACTTCATCCTGGCGACGTACGGCGAGGAGCTGGGGCTGGCCGGGCTGACGGCGCTGTTCCTGCTGTACGCGCTGCTGGTGGCGGGGGGTTACCGCGCCGCGGTCGCCGTGCGGGACCCGTTCGGCAGCCTGCTGGCCGTGGGGCTCGCGGCGCTGCCCGCCATCCAGGTCTTCGTGATCGCGGGCGGGGTGATGGGGCTGATCCCGCTGACCGGGATGGCGATGCCGTTCCTCGCGCAGGGCGGGTCGTCCGTCGTCACGAACTGGATCATCGTCGCGCTGCTGCTGCGGATCAGCAACGGGGCGCGGATGCCGCGTACGGAGGGGGCGGGTGAGGGCGGGCGGCGGGCGGGTACGGCGGGGAGGGCCGACGGGCGCCCCGCGGCGGACGAGGCCCGGAGCGGCAGAGCGCAGACGGCGGGGAGCGGGGCCGCGCCCGGTGGCAGGAGCAGCGCGGCGAACCTCCCCGGCCGGGGCGCGGGGCTCGGGGCCGGGAGCTGGGTGACCGGGTTCCTGAAGCCGGCCGTGCCCCGGACGCCGGAGGCGGAGCGCGGGCCCGGGGAGCAGGGCCGGCCCCGGGAGCGGAGCGGGACCCGTAAGGAGCAGGATCGGTCCCGGGGGCGGAGCGCGGCGCCCCGGACCCCCGGCGGGCAGTCGGCCGGGCCGCCGCCGGCTCCCGCCGATGACGCGCCCTCCCCGGAGGCCGGACGTTGATCCGCTGTATCCGGCTGACCGCCGCCTTCTCCTTCCTCCTGCTCGTGGCGCTGCTGGTCAACGCCGGGCGGGTGCAGGTCTACGAGGCGGAGAACTACGGCGCGAGCCCGGCCAACCGCCGCGGGCAGATCGTCCGTTACGCCCAGCCGCGCGGTGCCGTCCTCGTCGCCGGCCGGCCGGTCACCGGATCCCGGGACAGCGGGGGGCGGCTGCGCTACGAGCGCACCTACACCGAGGGGCCGCTGTATGCGCCGGTCACCGGCTACGCGTCGCAGACCTACGGGACGTCCCTGCTGGAGCGCGCGGAGGACGGCATCCTCTCCGGCGCCGACGACCGGCTCGCCACCTTCCCGTGGTGGGACCGGCTGACCCGCACCCACCGGCGGGGCGGCAGCGTCCGCACCACCATCAACCCCCGGATGCAGCGCGCCGCGTTCGACGGGCTGGGGGACAAGAAGGGCGCGGTGGCGGCGATCGAGCCGGCGACGGGGCGGGTCCTGGCGCTGGTCAGCACGCCGTCGTACGACCCGGGTGAGCTGTCCGGCAACGACGCCGCGGTCGGCGCGGCCTGGCGCCGGCTGAACGGCGCCGAGCAGCAGCCGATGCTCAACCGGGCGCTGCGCCAGACCTATCCGCCCGGCTCCACGTTCAAGGTCGTCACCGCGGCGGCCGCGCTGGAGAGCGGCCGGGTCACCGACATCGACGCCCCCACCGATTCGCCCGACCCCTACCCCCTGCCCGGCACCGACACCCGGCTCGGCAACGCCGCGGAGGGGTGCGAGGACGCGCCGCTCAAGGACGCCTTCCGGGCCTCGTGCAACACCGTCTTCGCGCGGCTGGGCGCACGGATCGGGCTGGCCGGCCTGGCCGACACGGCCCGGAGGTTCGGCTTCAACGACCGGATGCTGCGCATCCCCTCGCCGGTGGCGCCGAGCAACTTCGACACGCGGATGGACGCCTCGCAGGTCGCGCTCTCCGCCATCGGCCAGTACGACACCGCCGCCACTCCCCTCCAGATGGCGATGGTCGCGGCGGCGGTCGCCAACGGGGGCCAGCTGGCGTCGCCGTCGCTCGTGGACGAGGTGACCGATGCCCGCGGTGTCGTGGTCGCGGGCGGTCCGCGCCGCACCACGCGCCAGGTGACCGGTCCGGTCACCGCCCAGCAGCTCCAGGAGATGATGGTCGATGTCGTCGAGCACGGCAGCGGACGGCCCGCCGCGATCAAGGGCGTCACGGTCGGCGGCAAGACCGGCACCGCGCAGCACGGGGTGCGCAACGAGGGCACGCCGTACGCCTGGTTCATCTCCTGGGCGCGGGCGAAGGACAGTTACGAGCCGGCCGTGGCGGTGGCCGTGGTGGTGGAGGACGCGGCCGCCGACCGGGCGGACATCAGCGGCGGCGGGAACGCGGCCCCGATCGCCCGCGCGGTGATGGCGGCGGCGCTGGGCTGAGCCCTTCGCGGCGGGCCGGGCGCGGGCTGCACAATGGCCGTATGGCTGATGCGATCCCGCCCATGGAACCTGCTCCGCCCCCGCTGTTGTCCCTGGCCGAGGTGGAGGCGCTGGCCCGGCGCGCGCACTCCGGGCAGACCGACAAGGCGGGCCGCCCGTACGCCGAGCATCTGGCCGCGGTCGCCGCCGGGGTGCGCGAACGGGGCGGCAGCGACGAGCAGATCGCCGCGGCCTGGCTGCACGACGCCGTCGAGGACGCGGCGCTGACCCGGGAGTGGCTGGCCGGTGCGGCGCTGAGCGAGGCGACCAAGGAGATGATCCTGGCCGTCACCAAGCGGGCGGACGAGCCGGTCGAGGAGTACACCGCACGCATTCTGGCCACGCCCGGGGCGCTGCTGGTCAAGGAGTCCGACCTGGCGCACAACGCCGATCCGGCCCGGCTGGCGGTGCTGGACGCGCCGACCCGGGAGCGGCTGACGGCCAAGTACGCGCGGGTGCGGGAGCTGTTGGGGTTGGCCTCGGGACCCTCGGGGACGTCCGGGGCGTCCGGACAGTAGCGGCCGCCGGGGCACGGGCTGTCGGTGGCATGGTGATCGCGCCGTCCTTTCCGCTCGCCCAGGGCCCGCCGGGGTCCGCACATCGGACACCTCCGCAGAAAGGTGTCGTACACAGCTACCCTGCGGCGATGAGCCCCTCGCAGCCTTCACAGCCGCAGCCCGCCCCCGAAGCAGCCCGCGTGATCGCCGCCCTGGAAGGCGTCGGCGTCCGCCGGCACGCCACCGGCCAGGTCATCCTCGACGCCGTCGACTGGCGCGTACGGTCCGGTGAGCACTGGGCGCTGCTCGGCGCGAACGGCGCCGGCAAGACCACCGTCCTGCGTCTCGTCGGGGCGCTGATGTTCCCCACCGTCGGCACCGTCGAGGTGCTCGGGCACCGGCTCGGCTCGGTGGACGTCCGTGAGCTGCGCGCCGTCATCGGGCTGGTCTCCGGCGCGCAGAAGGTGCCGCAGGACGCGACGGGGCACACGGTCGTCCTGACCGGGGCGAGCGGCACCGTGCAGCCGCTGTGGCGCACCTACGACGCGGCGACCCGTGAGCGCGCCCATGAACTCCTCGCCGAACTGGACTGCAAGGAGCTGGCGGAGCGGCCGTACG comes from the Streptomyces angustmyceticus genome and includes:
- a CDS encoding ABC transporter ATP-binding protein encodes the protein MSPSQPSQPQPAPEAARVIAALEGVGVRRHATGQVILDAVDWRVRSGEHWALLGANGAGKTTVLRLVGALMFPTVGTVEVLGHRLGSVDVRELRAVIGLVSGAQKVPQDATGHTVVLTGASGTVQPLWRTYDAATRERAHELLAELDCKELAERPYGVCSGGQRARILIARALMADPRLLLLDEPFNALDLPSREDLIDALHRLALGRPELATVTVTHHLEELSPSVGHALLLREGRVQARGPVGEVLTGERMTACFGRPIEVSRHEGRWLARSGKR
- a CDS encoding HD domain-containing protein; the protein is MADAIPPMEPAPPPLLSLAEVEALARRAHSGQTDKAGRPYAEHLAAVAAGVRERGGSDEQIAAAWLHDAVEDAALTREWLAGAALSEATKEMILAVTKRADEPVEEYTARILATPGALLVKESDLAHNADPARLAVLDAPTRERLTAKYARVRELLGLASGPSGTSGASGQ
- a CDS encoding DUF6624 domain-containing protein, whose protein sequence is MAEEDHAAAPTANSADFAEQLAWRRLTARHGDRLDQIMDAHGWPTAELVGDEAARGAWLIAQHADRQLDVQRRALRLLEQAVAAGAASPRELAFLRDRTLVNEGREQIYGTQIAGVEEGSPVPWPCEDPGRMDALRAEAGIEPFDTYVARFATT
- a CDS encoding penicillin-binding transpeptidase domain-containing protein, encoding MIRCIRLTAAFSFLLLVALLVNAGRVQVYEAENYGASPANRRGQIVRYAQPRGAVLVAGRPVTGSRDSGGRLRYERTYTEGPLYAPVTGYASQTYGTSLLERAEDGILSGADDRLATFPWWDRLTRTHRRGGSVRTTINPRMQRAAFDGLGDKKGAVAAIEPATGRVLALVSTPSYDPGELSGNDAAVGAAWRRLNGAEQQPMLNRALRQTYPPGSTFKVVTAAAALESGRVTDIDAPTDSPDPYPLPGTDTRLGNAAEGCEDAPLKDAFRASCNTVFARLGARIGLAGLADTARRFGFNDRMLRIPSPVAPSNFDTRMDASQVALSAIGQYDTAATPLQMAMVAAAVANGGQLASPSLVDEVTDARGVVVAGGPRRTTRQVTGPVTAQQLQEMMVDVVEHGSGRPAAIKGVTVGGKTGTAQHGVRNEGTPYAWFISWARAKDSYEPAVAVAVVVEDAAADRADISGGGNAAPIARAVMAAALG